A segment of the Mercurialis annua linkage group LG4, ddMerAnnu1.2, whole genome shotgun sequence genome:
ctAGTTTGCAttgtaatatattatataaaaagttaattacatataaaattatgatcTTTGGACCaagttacaaaaataatatgacCTTTAAAATATGTCAATTACAAacatcatcttttatttttttttaaaagtaacaaTCGGcaatttttagtggcatttttgctgacgtgacatGATACGTGGTAGACCCATCGAGTGTgtaagtcagcaaaatttcatCGAAAAATGTGCgcatgatgaaattgaaaagaaataaaaggtaGTGTTTGTGAGTGATTGACACGTTTTAGAGGTTATGTTGTTTTTGCAACTTGGTCCAaatgtcatgattttatatgtaattaacctttatataaattttatcattttaatacaTAAGAAAGTGATATTATTCATgataaaattgtattatttttaagagaattgaattatataaagttcaattttttatgataaataaactGAATTAATCGTTTTAATTTGCTTTAGTTTTTAACTATAACGAtaggaaaaaaataatattcttaattaatataAAGTCATGAATTTTAATGAAATATAGAAACGTAAATGTTATTGTTTAGTCTTCCTTACCTTGGGAGAAAACATCCCGTAATCTCTTTGAGTGGTGTCGCGGCCGAAGTTAGCGCCGCTAGCAGCTTCAATGTAGCTGCCGGAGTGAGTGATTCCGACGACCTGAATCAACGAAACCTCCACCGGAACCGGTGAGGGTATGAATAAGGCATTCATTGGGTTATCAGACATGAGTTGGCCAACCATGGGCTGATTCAAGACAACGGTTATGTTGTGCAACTTGAGTTGGGCTTTAGGGCCTACTCCACTCATCATCAAGAGCTGTGGGCTTCCTAGTGAGCCGGCTGATATGATAATTTCATTTTTAGTCCCTCTATTTAAATATGCTCTGTGTGTAGTCCCTGATGCATCTTTAAATACCACTCCATGAGCCATTGGTCTTTCTTTGCCTGTTCAAAATTACAAGCACTTGTTCAGCTAATTTggattgaattttaaaaaattggaggTAATCCTTAGGGGTGAGCATTCGGCCGGTTTGGTCGAAACCGAACCGATAACTCCTTATCCGTACTAACCGTTCGACCAAATAAGAAATTTTAACCGAAAACTGAACCGACCAAAtaagatagaaaaaaaatttcatAGTCAAACCGATCAAATAAGTCGATTAATTCGGCcagttcggttaaaaccgacaAAATTATgaggaaaaatttaaaaacttcaaaaaaaataaaattttagttaatttggcTGGTTACgttaatttggataatttaaattgaaaccaaaccgataaccaaaaaaccaaaaaaattacataaaaaccgaactaaccaaattaaccattttaatcaaaccaaaccaatcaaaattcacCGATTTGCTCGGTTAATATGGTTGGTGGGTTTTTCTTTCTTTACCACTAATAATCCTCATCCACAATACCTGAACTTTAGTCTCTTTTCAATTAAAGTCctattatttaatttgtaattgtagaatttctttttaagtgaataaacataaaaaatattgtcATTCATTTTTGTAGTTTATTTGTCAAAATTTACCGACTTGAACACCTACAATACAACTGATTTGACAAATTAAAAAGTACACGTCAATAATATCTggtaaaattatcatttttcataTGAGTTGCACTGTGAGCATACGGAtcaatatttttctataaaattaacATGATTTTATGGctataagtaaaaataaaaagaattagacattataaatgaaaattatattgGTAACTCACCTTGAATTCTAAAAAGAATTTTATGTACCGGAGCATACAAAAGGACATCAAGTCTACTAGGGTTAGCATACTCCAATAAGTCAGCAGCAGTATGCCTATGACCTCTATGATCAAATATTGTGCCACCAACTTTGGTGCCGGAAATATGATCGTACGTAAACCCGTTGTTAGGCGCCACTCCGGCCTCTAGCAGCCCGTCCCTCACCGCCGATTGCCATTGCCTCATTATAGGCTCGAATGCAACTCTCCTCTCTACCCATCGGTATGACTGGTTCACTCGTAGCCCGTCCCACCCTACATCCCTGCCATCACAAGAACTCGCTGTTTGTAAACAcggtttgatattataaataaatagaaaattagTGGAAATCGAGCTGAATTAACTAATTCAGTTTGGATTAGTCtgaaattctttattttattaaattttagtttagtcgatttgataaaaaaatggtTTAGGTTCTAgtgaaccgaatgcacacctCTGCAAATGCTTTCAAGATTAATATGTTCCGTAAAATTTATAGAAATTGAACATATTCAAGAGATCGAGTGATTGGTgataaaaatacattttgtaTTAATTGTTCGTTGCGTACAAGTTAAGCGTGCCGACTAATATTTAGGTTTAAAAGAATGAACAACAGCACATGTAGCAATGGTGTTAATTTTTGCAATACCTTACATACTGGGGGCTAGCACGACTATAGAACCCGGCGTTTAGGCAACTTCCGCCGCCTAACACCCTCGCACGAGCATTGATCACGCCATCTTCGGAAATGAAGCGTTGGGAGGGTGATGTAGGGGAAGGATCAGCCAATGGAGCACCAAAATTGGCCAAATCGGTGATGTTAGGGTTTCCGTAAGGCGAACCGCCGCGTTCGAGGAGCAAAACGGTGGCGTTTTGAGAAAGAGTAGCAGCTAATGGGCAGCCAGCAGTTCCACCTCCAACAATAATGTAGTCATAGTATGATATTGATGGAGCTGTAGTTGCATGTTTCACAAAGGTGAAGTTTGGTgctggaaaaaaattaatttggttaaattaggggtatgagtgaaaaggtaaaaataaaatttgtagtaTTAATTTGGAAGAAAATATTTAGTAGTAGTGTCACATTTTCAACCATAAAAGTAGGCATTAATTAGTTAGGTGTACTTTCTTTTCCTTCCAATTTAATACATCTAACCAAATTTTAGACCGTTTATTAAATGTTACAATGTGATGTATAACTGGCTAAAAAAGAAGAAAGCAATTTTGGTTAATTGGTATAAGGACAAATTGTTGAAGATTAGCTAGCATTGGTAATAAAATGGactaattgtaattaatatAGCATCATTCAATCATAAACATACTCAGATTATACTCCCAAATAAATTAAGCAAGACCTAATATGGGTACAATATAAACTTTACTCGTTGAATGTCACCAAGCTGCGAATAACCGAGccaaaccaaaaaaatcgatgtaaaatacaaattaatttctttcattctaataaaaaaaatttgatttttcagttAGATTCATtgtaatgtcaaaaaaaatccgTTAACTGAAAAAATAACCAAATTGattcattcaatttattttttatatatttttataaatttggttTGTATCGATCTAAAAAAATCAGTTAAGTAGGTTTGAACCAAATGTATCCCCTTAAAATGTAGCAATGGATTGAGCCAAGGAATTATAGTATATCAATTGGCCGGCAACTACCTacattttactttcaatttagcCTTTTCATAATTGCCAATCCataatatcatttttataaaataataacattaaagtaataaaaaaaactcctaaaaaatgaaaaacatgcATGAAAGAAAGTAATATTTGCCATTAATGGTGTTGTAAAActctataaaatatttattcgtACTCGATTTGAAGTCGAATTAGTTTCCGCTCTAATATAGTGACCGGATACtgaataattatatatagaTTTAATATAAAGTACAACATAGTTTGATGCAGAAAGATTTTAGTAAGTAGAAATGATGAAAAAATGTACCTTGATCAGCAGAAGTACATAGTCCATGCAATAAGACAACTCCAAAGAATCTCCAAAtcctaaaaaaagtaaaacccatttttgtttttgtttgtgcttatcgaaatattttgatttataaagtAGAAACTCTACAATCTCAACGGCTATAATTTTTCCAAATGCAAAGATTTCTTGATCAGTTTGTCGGCGAAATTTTGCCAACAACCACAATCATTATGGGCTTTTATTCAGCAAAATTGaagaaatgaaagaaaaatgTTGTACCAAGAAAAGTACGTAAATTTAGTTTACATTACATAAAGACCCATTAATATACAATACAAAATAAGTTATATGTACATTTTTTCGTTGAATTATTAGCTATAAAGAAAGAAAGATGGGAGAGAAAACTCAGCTACCTAATTAATTAGTCCCCCAAGtctttttctaatattttttacaatttgaatCCAATTTTCTTTTGGACCCTCtggattttaattttgataggTAGAACCTTCGAGTTTTGATTTGAGGCCAATAAATTTCATGCTATTAAACTAGGCCAAATATAATGCCACATCAGTAAAGTTTGACGGTGTTAACGATTTTTTAATGGTAGAGGTTTACTAgtcttcaaattaaaattttaggggtttACTGACCAAGATTGAAATTTGAGAGTTTGTAGACCGAGGGCTCAAAAGTCGGAAACCGTGGGTGATattaaccaaatttttttatcttttattttagtttgtttcttatcattttaaTTGCAGAAAAATCATTAGTGTTGAATTCagaaaggcttaaatgcactaaaaaatcaccaaatttcaCGTGCTTTAGGTATTTAACACGACTTTCAATTTTAgcatataaataaataactatctattttttataatttttacacaTGAGAtcacatttgtattttttaagaaaacagTGTCAttttaggtcaaaaacggtttccgtgttattattgcaataaaaataattattttagcataattaaaaatataatcattatatataataaatatagaaaaaagTACTTCTTTAAACATAATAAGATGACTCTAAAGGATTGTGTTGTAGTAAAGAGTAATTTGTGATCATATGTTGGTTAGTACTTAGTAGTCCAATAATGATCAATGCAACCTAGtctatttttagtttttgaagagatgtttattttatattttccctCACATGCATGTATATTTTGAAGACGGAAATAAGTTGATATAATTCATTCTATGATAAGCTCATGCAAAAATATGGACAACTCTTTGATTGCCATTATGGTTCAAATATGAACTTTAGCTATTTAGGTATCCAAAAGGAGAAAATTAGTGACCTGACAATGAATTGCAACAAAGAAacttaaaaagattaaaaaaaaagtatgtcATCTTATTTCTCAACTTATCTCACCCttaataccatatctcataaatcatctttacaaagaaaaaaatataatttactcAACCTAAAATTcaccaaaaatattatttattttcggGTAACTTGCATACTGCTGTTGTCATTTGTGTCGCTTCTTCCGAATCAAGTGCAGATAAACAATCCTCTCCGCAATTGGCAAAATCCTGTCAACTGAATTCTTATGGCCATCTGAATTCTTATGGTGTCAGCTGAATTTGTTCATCTAACAAAACTACAGAAGAAGATTGTAAGTAAGAAGAAATGCTCATAAATTGAGGAATTGAACACAGCCAAAAACACCCAATTCAAGTTCAAAGGCTTAGATCATGATAGAAGGAGCATGCTAATCAATAATTATGTCTCTTCTTCATCCACCACCACCAAAAACAACTTCAACAATTTTTCTACCAACTAGGCAACTATTGATCATCAAATGCAAGTTAAAGGCAAACAACAAGCACAAAGAATTTCTAATTCCAGTGGTAGGACGTCAAAAAGGATGAAGAACAATGGCTACCATTTATGATACAATTTTTCAGTCAAGAATCAAAATAAACCCAAATTAATGATCAATTTAATAGCGCAATTTCTTACCCAAGTCATAGAATTGCACCGACAGTTCAAATTAGGTCAATTATTCAAGTTAGTATCTCCGTCAATGCTAGTCAGGCCATCGCTATCAGGCATCAATGTCAAACACAATATGAAAATTGATGAACATAATATTTGAAGAGCTAACTAGAAATCGATACAACATCAAACACAGTATGAAATTAGGTTTTACAAAATACAGAGGACGATGATTAAAGAGAAAATGGAAAATAAAACTCAGGTGAAGATTAGAATAGAAGAGAACCATTACCTGAAGTAGAGGATGAATGTGATGAGAAGAAAAACGGTGAAGATATTACGTATTTTTGTGATTATTtctgtttttaaacttttgttgcaaaaaataaaaaacatccgtaaatttatatttagtttaggAAATCAAGTATTCTGTCTAATTTCCTCATTAAAATAAGAACCATCAGCTTACCGACACCATTTATTTGTTAACACATCATAACAATGCAATTCAAGAAAATTAAGAAGTTAAAACAAAGCCTTATTAAGTATAATTTACCACTATAAGAATCTTAGAGAAACAAAAGTCGTCATTTCTAACAAGCAAACAGAGCTCAATCAATTCATCCCACTAAGCCAAAAAACATAATTGGGCTGTCATGATTGTCAGCATATAATACAATACTGATTTGAAGTCAAGTTTTTGAGATTTTTTAAACGATGAGAAAGAAATTGCTCGAGAATATTTTTTTGGAATAAGAAAGCTGAATTGATGATTTAGAACGATAATGAAATTGCTACCTCAATCATCAACCTCGGCTTTAATTTCCCTTTGTAGCTCTTCCTTGTATTCTTCGAATGTGCCTGGAAACTTCCTCACTGATCCCTCTTCAACCACCCAAATCTCACTCTTCTCTTCATCGTCACAGACACGAGAGATCAGCCTGGAGTCATGACTAACCAAGACAACTCCGCCAGTGAACTCATCTAGTGCGTCGGCTAACGCGTCAATACTTTGCATGTCCAAGTGATTTGTAGGCTCATCCAACATCAATATGTGTGGCTTTGACATGGATATAGAAGTGAAGACAACCCGTGATTTCTGCCCTCCTGAAAGCTTTGCAATTGGTGTGAGATGATTATGGCTTGGTAGTCCAAATTTTCCAAGCTTGGCACGGACGGCCTCCTGCTTGCTAAGCCCCTCTTGATCAGGATGAAGTCGAAGCAAATACTGAACAGGTGTTTCATCCATTGTCAATAGGTCCACAAAGTGCTGTGAGTACCTCCCTATGCGCAACTTCTGACTTCTCCTCACTTCTCCTTCACAAGGAACTAAATCACCCGCGAGAAGATTTAGAATAGTGGATTTCCCAGCTCCATTCGGCCCAACAATAGCAACTCGAGTTCCCATGTCAATGCCTACATCGACATTTGATAGCCGGAAATCCTTTCGGTTAGGGTAACTAAATCCGACTTCAATCATTTGCATCAATGGGGGAGTTAGCTCTGTAGGTTCAGGGAAGTGAAATTCCACAGTATAATCTTTCCACTTCTTGGGAGCCTCTGCCAGGGGTTCGTCTTCATCAACCTTGCCCTTTGCCTTGCTCTTTGATGCTTCCTTGGAAGCAACAAATTTTGCACGATCTTTAACCTTTTCTTGCTGAGCGCGGTTTCCTGATCTTTTAGCAGCTTTTACCTGCTTATCATAGATCTCGAACTTCTTGTTCATCTCTTTGCGACGCTGTTCATAGCCACTTTCAAAATCATCAAAATTCCCACGGTAGACATGAAGCTTCAAGTCATGAAGATGGATAATTTCATTGCACACCGAGTTAAGGAAATCCCTATCATGGGAAACAACTACAAGAGTTTTCTTCCACCTACAAAGATACTCCTCTAGCCAGAGTACAGCCCTGAGATCGAGATGGTTAGTTGGTTCATCTAGCAAAAGAAGAGTAGGCTGCACAAAAAGCGCCCTAGCCAATGAAATCCTCATTCTCCAGCCACCACTAAATGACTTGGTAGGACGCCCCTGCATTTCCTTGGAGAAACCCAATCCAGCCAAAATCTTTGATGCCTGAGACTCTGCAGCATCTGACCCCAAAATCTGTAAATTCTCATACAATTCAGCAAGCCTCTCTCCTACATCATCTCCATCTATATCATTCCCATCTTCATCTGCTGCAGTTAAATTTTGCAAAGATGCAACTTCCTGCCGAACCTTGAGTAACTCTTCATTGGCTGCAACAACTGCTTCAAGAGCAGTTTTCTCATCACCAACAACCTCTTGCTCAACCAAAAGCACATCGATATTTTTTGGAACCGGTATTTTTCTCCAAGCAAGAAGTTTCAATAACGTAGACTTGCCCTTTCCATTTGGCCCAACCAGCCCATATCTCTTTCCATGAGAAATCTTAACAGATGCATTCTTTAAGAGTTCTTTCCCCCGTGCTGCCACAGAGAAATTTTCTATTGTAATATCTTTAACATTAGCATCCGCTTCATCGTCACCTTCAAGAACTGAAGCCCGACTACCAATAACAACAGTAAAAGCATCATGATCATCCTTGAGGGCCTCTTTTTTGGCCTGCTCAATAGCATAAGCAGCAAGCAAGTCCTTCTTTTCTCGTTTCTTGAGTTCTTTATCGGTTACAGATATCTCAAGAGGCTTTCCTTCATTCATTGTTTCTTTACTCGACCGTTTTTTACCCCCAGCCTGCTCTTGCTCATCTCCAGAGACATAActattttcttcttcatcagaTGGAGGTAGATCCAACCCATCGGTATAAGATGACACTTTAGGAGCCTTTGCTTTGGCAGTGCTCAAAGAAGAAGCCACTCCCTTTTTAGGCTTCTCGGGTTTCTCATCATTGCTAAGAAGCATAGCTGCAATTGAAACTTTCTTTCCATCTTTACTGCTTTGCTTATTAGTAGCTTTATTGGCTCCACCAGCCTCATCAGTTTTCTTTTTACCCATTTGTAAAAACGATTATGCGAAAATTATAATCTGGCAGAGAgggaaaaaaagaacaaattacTACTTGATATTaagcttaccaaaaaaaactaTCATAGGTCTCTCAAAAACTTTAGTTACAATTATAGACgcattaagtttttttttttttgccagagTATAGCCAATATATACTTACTGGAGATGCAATAATAAAAATCAACTAACAACATAAACAAAtggtataattgaaaagaaaatttgGCATTTTTTTTACTCATTATTCTATTCAAATATGTGGAGACTTAGTTCCTGTCCATAGCCAAGCAAAGTAGAAAACTAAAAACTAATTAACAGTGTTCATCAGATTAATAAATAATACCCAACACAGATTACAAATTATAAACCCCAAAAACATGACATAAGAGCTGATAATCGAAACAAAAAGTCTAACTAGTAAAACACTTGCAACCCTTTGTCTATTGGGGGTGTCAAACTGAACCACCGCCGttgattaaattcaaattttcttTATTCGAGAAAATTTGCTGAGAAGCACATCAAATTGCATTCTGATTCATTTATAAATagtctaaataattaattaaaaaataatattacttacTTGTTGGAGCAGGCGGCGGCAGCGGAGAGGAGAGGAGCAGCGAACAGCAGCAATGGAAATGAATTGAAGCAGCAACGAATTGACACCGGAGAGAAGCGGCGATAACAGAAAGAGACCGGAGAGGAGACCGAAGCGAACGGCAGATCGAAGTGGGACGGCGGAGAAAGTGAACGACTTGCTTAGGATAAACGTGTTTAGGTTTTTTTATcaggtgatttttttttcttttccaatttCCTTtccattttctctattttttgttttccaaataaaaaacaagaaaatcgAAATTATGTTTGctattgaatatttttaattttttttatattttaacattaaaCAACTTCCTATTTCTTTTTAAGgagatttttataaaatttttatgttataaaatctctgaaaatgttaaaaaaattaaaattaaaatttaaaatttaaaagaaatacttttaaatatGAGAAGAAAATATGTgccaaacaatttttttagaggGAATTTCCTACACTACACTATTTCCTATTTTATTTCcaactttatattattatttttttctttatttttctaactttttttacgaaaaatattttttttttaatttcacaaatacctttttcagattttaatgatttattctctttttttatagattctttttttgttattttttttaatcacgTTTTTAGTGTAACTTTGGTGTGTTATAGTGTATCTATTGTattttttagtgtaattatggTATTTTTATAGCGTAATAACAGTGTATATATGACATTTTTGTagtatttttatggtgtataccctaaaaacactataaatacaccatatatatactaaaaatacggcagaaatacaccaaaagAATATAGATATACTgaaaacaccagaaatacataaaagatacactataacgtaaatacattataaaaacactacaaatacaccataaatcaattcaagGAGAGGTTCAGGGCCGCTTCAACCTGTCCGATCCGCAGTGTTGTGAACTGTGGccaattataaacaaaataaaataaaaaaagtacagGAACCAATATTAATTCTACCTTAATTCTTATTCTTATTTGAGGCATCTCGGCCATGTATTAAATAATTTGTAAAAAGCATCAACAAGAGAACCTTCAATACCATACAATATTTAAAATGACCCAAAATGCATAAACATACACAATGACAGTAGTAGTACACATGTGACCCAAAAACATCTAAAATATTGAAATGTCAAATTTATAAGATATAAAAGTTCTAACACTAAGATGATAGATTCCAAAAAATTCCACACCCCTATAATATAATTTCCCTCACAGTTCTATTATTCTATAAGACTATAACTGGGGCACTCTACTGTATTAATTTCAAACcaaccttttcagctatttaagatATAGCCGATCATGCATGTTTTTCAGTTTTATTAGTCAATTTCAAAATTAACCATATGATATGAAAATGTCTTCAAGCTATTCCAAATAGAAAGGTAGGGAAAGCATATTTTCCAGAGattgaaaatattattactCTCCAATGAAATCGG
Coding sequences within it:
- the LOC126679528 gene encoding protein HOTHEAD yields the protein MGFTFFRIWRFFGVVLLHGLCTSADQAPNFTFVKHATTAPSISYYDYIIVGGGTAGCPLAATLSQNATVLLLERGGSPYGNPNITDLANFGAPLADPSPTSPSQRFISEDGVINARARVLGGGSCLNAGFYSRASPQYVRDVGWDGLRVNQSYRWVERRVAFEPIMRQWQSAVRDGLLEAGVAPNNGFTYDHISGTKVGGTIFDHRGHRHTAADLLEYANPSRLDVLLYAPVHKILFRIQGKERPMAHGVVFKDASGTTHRAYLNRGTKNEIIISAGSLGSPQLLMMSGVGPKAQLKLHNITVVLNQPMVGQLMSDNPMNALFIPSPVPVEVSLIQVVGITHSGSYIEAASGANFGRDTTQRDYGMFSPKIGQLATVPPKERTPEAIAKAVKVMESLADEAFRGGFILEKIMGPISTGHLRLTTKNPNDNPSVRFNYFKEPQDLHRCVQGISTIEKIIDSRPFSRFKYDYMSVPTLLNMTAHSPINLRPRHLNTSRSLEQYCKDTVMTIWHYHGGCQVGAVVDSDYRVLGVDALRVIDGSTFNASPGTNPQATVMMLGRYMGIKILSERLAIETPTS
- the LOC126677085 gene encoding ABC transporter F family member 4; amino-acid sequence: MGKKKTDEAGGANKATNKQSSKDGKKVSIAAMLLSNDEKPEKPKKGVASSLSTAKAKAPKVSSYTDGLDLPPSDEEENSYVSGDEQEQAGGKKRSSKETMNEGKPLEISVTDKELKKREKKDLLAAYAIEQAKKEALKDDHDAFTVVIGSRASVLEGDDEADANVKDITIENFSVAARGKELLKNASVKISHGKRYGLVGPNGKGKSTLLKLLAWRKIPVPKNIDVLLVEQEVVGDEKTALEAVVAANEELLKVRQEVASLQNLTAADEDGNDIDGDDVGERLAELYENLQILGSDAAESQASKILAGLGFSKEMQGRPTKSFSGGWRMRISLARALFVQPTLLLLDEPTNHLDLRAVLWLEEYLCRWKKTLVVVSHDRDFLNSVCNEIIHLHDLKLHVYRGNFDDFESGYEQRRKEMNKKFEIYDKQVKAAKRSGNRAQQEKVKDRAKFVASKEASKSKAKGKVDEDEPLAEAPKKWKDYTVEFHFPEPTELTPPLMQMIEVGFSYPNRKDFRLSNVDVGIDMGTRVAIVGPNGAGKSTILNLLAGDLVPCEGEVRRSQKLRIGRYSQHFVDLLTMDETPVQYLLRLHPDQEGLSKQEAVRAKLGKFGLPSHNHLTPIAKLSGGQKSRVVFTSISMSKPHILMLDEPTNHLDMQSIDALADALDEFTGGVVLVSHDSRLISRVCDDEEKSEIWVVEEGSVRKFPGTFEEYKEELQREIKAEVDD